The Alteripontixanthobacter sp. genome has a window encoding:
- the rimK gene encoding 30S ribosomal protein S6--L-glutamate ligase, with protein sequence MKIAMLARNPNLYSHKRLVEAAEKRGHTLDILNTTRCTVNIASHRPTVTYKGETLGGYEAVIPRIGASITAYGLAVLRQFEMGGVWSLNESVAIGRSRDKLRSTQIMAKYGLGLPLTAYANDPKQAEEIIKAVNGPPVVIKLLEGTQGIGVVLAETLKGGASIIEAFRGANIAIMVQEFIKEAGGSDIRCLVVGGKVVASMKRQGAEGEFRSNLHRGGSAQLIKITPEERSTAVRAAKAMGLNVCGVDLLRSNHGPVIMEVNSSPGLEGIENATGKDIAGMIIEFIEGHAKQGKTKTRGKG encoded by the coding sequence ATGAAAATTGCCATGCTCGCCCGCAATCCGAACCTCTATTCGCACAAGCGACTGGTCGAGGCGGCGGAGAAGCGGGGCCATACGCTGGATATCCTCAACACCACACGTTGCACGGTCAATATCGCCAGCCACCGGCCGACCGTGACGTATAAGGGCGAAACGCTGGGCGGATACGAAGCGGTTATCCCGCGCATCGGCGCATCGATCACGGCATACGGCTTGGCGGTACTGCGGCAGTTCGAAATGGGCGGCGTGTGGTCGCTCAACGAAAGCGTTGCCATTGGGCGCAGCCGGGACAAGCTGCGTTCCACCCAGATCATGGCGAAATACGGCCTCGGCCTGCCGCTCACCGCCTATGCCAACGACCCCAAGCAGGCCGAGGAGATCATCAAGGCGGTCAACGGCCCGCCGGTGGTGATCAAGCTGCTGGAAGGCACGCAGGGCATCGGCGTGGTGCTGGCCGAAACGCTGAAAGGCGGCGCGTCGATCATCGAGGCGTTTCGCGGCGCGAACATCGCCATCATGGTGCAGGAATTCATCAAGGAAGCGGGTGGTTCGGACATACGCTGCCTGGTGGTCGGCGGAAAGGTGGTCGCCTCGATGAAGCGGCAGGGGGCAGAGGGCGAATTTCGCAGCAACCTCCACCGCGGCGGCAGCGCGCAGCTGATCAAGATCACGCCGGAAGAACGCAGCACGGCGGTCCGCGCGGCCAAGGCGATGGGGCTCAACGTATGCGGGGTGGATTTGCTGCGATCCAATCATGGCCCGGTGATCATGGAGGTCAACTCGTCCCCCGGCCTGGAAGGGATCGAAAACGCGACCGGCAAGGATATTGCCGGAATGATCATCGAATTCATCGAAGGCCACGCCAAGCAGGGCAAGACCAAGACCCGTGGTAAAGGCTAG
- a CDS encoding ABC transporter permease has protein sequence MADQAHTPNAGPTLVAEDPNASEATFPPKGEPVFTGINRIGLWSLYIKEVRRFLKVQTQTIWGPAVSTILFLIIFDVALGRGDRTVLGVGFSDFLAPGLIMMAMMQNAFANSSFSLLAGKIQGTIIDLLMPPLSVGELMIGITAAAITRGIMVGGALALAIVLYPGAQLHLAEPWAIVWFGLMGATMLSLFGLLTSIWAEKFDHNAAISTLIVAPLALLSGTFYTIDRLAGAFETISRLNPFFYVISGFRYGFLGQSDIGEGAGAVVYAAIGLGVFNLALALLVYAVLKSGWKLKS, from the coding sequence ATGGCCGATCAAGCACACACTCCGAACGCCGGACCCACCCTGGTGGCGGAAGATCCGAACGCTTCGGAAGCAACTTTCCCGCCCAAGGGCGAGCCGGTTTTCACCGGGATCAACCGCATCGGGTTGTGGAGCCTCTATATTAAGGAGGTTCGCCGGTTTCTCAAGGTCCAGACGCAGACGATCTGGGGTCCGGCGGTCAGCACGATCCTGTTCCTGATCATATTCGATGTGGCGCTGGGGCGCGGGGATCGCACCGTATTGGGCGTTGGGTTCAGCGATTTTCTCGCGCCCGGGCTGATCATGATGGCGATGATGCAGAACGCCTTTGCCAATTCCAGCTTCAGCCTGCTGGCGGGCAAGATTCAGGGCACGATCATCGATTTACTGATGCCCCCGCTGTCGGTCGGCGAGTTGATGATCGGCATCACCGCTGCGGCGATTACGCGCGGCATCATGGTCGGCGGCGCGCTGGCGCTGGCGATCGTGCTCTATCCAGGCGCGCAGCTACATCTGGCCGAGCCTTGGGCGATCGTGTGGTTCGGCCTGATGGGGGCGACGATGCTCAGCCTGTTCGGCCTGCTGACCAGCATCTGGGCTGAGAAATTCGACCACAACGCCGCGATTTCTACGCTGATCGTGGCCCCGCTAGCTCTGCTTTCGGGCACCTTCTACACCATCGACCGGCTGGCAGGCGCGTTCGAGACGATCAGCCGCCTCAACCCGTTCTTTTACGTGATTTCGGGGTTCCGCTATGGCTTCCTCGGCCAGAGCGATATCGGCGAGGGCGCGGGCGCGGTGGTCTACGCCGCGATCGGGTTGGGCGTGTTCAACCTCGCGCTGGCGCTGCTGGTCTATGCGGTGCTGAAATCGGGGTGGAAGCTGAAAAGCTGA
- a CDS encoding trehalose-6-phosphate synthase, translated as MGRLVVISNRVAVPKARGAAGAQGGLAGALNSALKERGGIWFGWSGQESEDRTGNINMQRSDGVTTATIDLSARDIDEYYNGYANSTLWPLFHYRLDLTEYERETAKSYERVNERFAECVTPLIEDDDLVWVHDYHLLPLGERLRSRGLKNRIGFFLHIPWPPTRLFVSLPFHERLVRTMLDYDLIGFQTDEWLESFLHYCRKELGAQVDEATGAVSFEGKTATAKAYPIGIDWQNFQAQGDTGEARQAEQRLISSTRHRTAMIGVDRLDYSKGLPERIDGIGRFFDQHPGHARDLVYIQIAPPSREDVGSYQDIRALLEQKTGQINGARSEVDRVPIRYVNRGYSHAELFGFFRASKIGLVTPLRDGMNLVAKEYVAAQDPEDPGVLILSQFAGAAAQMPDAVLVNPHSPDDVSHAIETALNMPQAERKRRYDGMIGTVRDDDVHNWTQRFCEDLASIKQA; from the coding sequence ATAGGACGCCTAGTTGTCATTTCGAACCGGGTGGCCGTGCCCAAAGCGCGGGGCGCTGCCGGGGCGCAAGGCGGGCTGGCCGGCGCGCTCAATTCCGCGTTGAAAGAGCGCGGCGGAATCTGGTTCGGCTGGTCCGGGCAGGAAAGCGAAGATCGCACCGGCAATATCAACATGCAGCGCAGCGACGGGGTAACGACGGCTACGATCGACCTCTCCGCTCGCGATATCGATGAATATTACAACGGTTACGCCAACTCCACGCTGTGGCCGCTATTTCATTACCGGCTCGACCTGACCGAGTATGAGCGCGAAACCGCCAAGAGCTACGAACGCGTCAATGAACGGTTCGCCGAATGTGTCACTCCGCTGATCGAGGATGACGATCTGGTCTGGGTGCATGACTATCACCTGCTGCCATTGGGTGAGCGGCTGCGCTCGCGCGGGCTGAAGAACCGCATCGGTTTCTTCCTCCATATCCCTTGGCCGCCAACACGCCTGTTCGTATCGCTGCCGTTCCACGAACGGTTGGTCAGGACCATGCTGGATTACGATCTGATCGGATTCCAGACCGATGAATGGCTGGAAAGTTTTCTTCATTATTGCCGCAAGGAACTGGGTGCACAGGTGGACGAAGCCACAGGTGCCGTGAGTTTCGAAGGCAAGACCGCGACCGCGAAGGCCTATCCCATCGGGATCGACTGGCAGAACTTTCAGGCACAGGGCGATACGGGCGAGGCGCGGCAGGCGGAGCAACGCCTGATCTCCTCGACGCGCCATCGCACCGCGATGATCGGGGTGGACCGGCTCGACTATTCGAAGGGCCTGCCGGAACGGATCGATGGTATCGGACGCTTTTTCGATCAGCATCCCGGCCATGCGCGCGATCTCGTTTATATCCAGATCGCCCCGCCCAGCCGCGAAGATGTGGGCAGCTATCAGGACATCCGCGCGCTGCTCGAACAGAAGACGGGCCAGATCAACGGTGCGCGAAGCGAGGTCGACCGTGTCCCGATCCGCTACGTCAATCGCGGCTACAGCCATGCCGAACTGTTCGGCTTTTTCCGCGCATCGAAGATCGGCCTGGTTACCCCACTGCGCGACGGCATGAACCTTGTCGCCAAGGAATATGTCGCGGCGCAGGACCCGGAGGATCCCGGCGTGCTGATCCTGTCCCAATTTGCCGGTGCCGCTGCCCAGATGCCCGACGCGGTGCTGGTCAACCCGCACAGCCCGGACGATGTCAGCCACGCCATCGAGACCGCGCTGAACATGCCTCAGGCGGAGCGCAAGCGCCGCTATGATGGAATGATCGGCACGGTCCGCGATGATGATGTGCACAATTGGACACAGCGGTTCTGCGAGGACTTAGCCAGCATAAAACAAGCATAG
- a CDS encoding GcrA family cell cycle regulator: MAWTDERIATLKTMWEGGSTASQIAEELGDVSRNAVIGKAHRLGLKSRPSPVKPNAKKKAPAKKAAPAKAPPVKKAAPKAASKPEPQPEAAPAKPAAAPSGSSNAPQPMPSPKQDLPKIVSVGPGGFLRQGPGDQQPPIPPAPPRRLVPQKPSPEIADKTSLLDLSDKVCRWPMGHPGEANFHFCGESVNPGFPYCVEHCGRAYQAQLPRGQRRPPPPLPFGGPRVR; the protein is encoded by the coding sequence ATGGCCTGGACCGACGAACGGATCGCAACGCTCAAGACAATGTGGGAAGGCGGCTCTACCGCCAGCCAGATCGCGGAAGAGCTGGGCGATGTCAGCCGCAATGCCGTGATCGGCAAGGCGCATCGGCTGGGGCTGAAATCGCGCCCCTCCCCGGTGAAGCCCAACGCCAAGAAGAAGGCACCGGCCAAGAAAGCGGCACCGGCCAAGGCGCCGCCCGTTAAAAAGGCAGCACCGAAAGCGGCTTCAAAGCCTGAACCGCAGCCCGAGGCTGCGCCGGCGAAACCTGCCGCTGCCCCGTCCGGCTCCTCGAATGCGCCGCAACCGATGCCCAGCCCGAAGCAGGATTTGCCCAAGATCGTCTCGGTCGGGCCGGGCGGCTTCCTGCGCCAGGGTCCGGGTGACCAGCAGCCGCCAATTCCCCCTGCGCCGCCGCGCCGACTCGTGCCGCAAAAGCCGAGCCCTGAAATCGCCGACAAGACCAGCCTGCTGGATCTGAGCGACAAGGTCTGCCGCTGGCCGATGGGCCATCCGGGCGAGGCCAATTTCCACTTCTGCGGCGAATCGGTGAATCCCGGTTTCCCTTATTGCGTGGAACATTGCGGCCGCGCCTATCAGGCGCAATTGCCGCGGGGCCAACGCCGCCCGCCTCCGCCCCTGCCCTTTGGCGGGCCGCGCGTTCGATAG
- a CDS encoding glycoside hydrolase family 15 protein, translating to MKSALELWPIGNCQVSGLIDPEGGLVWGCVPRVDGDPVFCALLNGDRQDSGVWRFELEGQISSSQSYIRNTPILLTRLEAEDGSAVEVLDFAPRYERKGRMYRPVAFCRIVRPIAGNPRIRAVLRPMKNWGEQLAETTHGTNHIRYLVGPQALRLSTDAPIGYILEQRTFRVEEDIHFFLGPDEPFVGNLREEIRRMEQSTRKYWQQWVRGLATPFEWQDEVIRCAITLKLCQHEETGAIVAALTTSIPEAPHSERNWDYRYCWIRDSYYTVQALNRLGALDVLEKYLAYLRNIVDSAKGGQIQPLYSVMGESELDETTAAHLAGYRGMGPVRKGNAAYKQIQHDCYGQIVLPTVQGFIDHRLLRIADDHDFQSLEEVGEMAWRMHDQPDAGLWEFRTRQEVHTYSAVMSWAACDRLANTAEWLGKDDRAAIWRERADTIRATIEAEAWKENGEGGHYGASFESDYLDASLLQMVELRFLSPDNKRFQQTFAAVEKHLRRGDHMLRYAAEDDFGAPETAFNVCTFWLIEALHLAGRDEEARGLFRTMLSHTTRSGLLSEDLDYETGELWGNFPQTYSLVGVINCAGLLSKPWSEIR from the coding sequence ATGAAGTCGGCACTTGAACTATGGCCCATCGGCAATTGCCAGGTTTCGGGGCTGATCGATCCCGAAGGCGGCCTCGTCTGGGGATGTGTGCCACGTGTCGATGGCGATCCGGTGTTCTGCGCTTTGCTGAATGGCGACCGTCAGGATTCCGGTGTTTGGCGGTTCGAACTGGAAGGGCAGATCAGCTCCTCGCAAAGCTACATCCGCAACACGCCGATCCTGCTGACGCGGCTGGAAGCGGAGGATGGCAGCGCGGTCGAAGTGCTCGATTTCGCACCGAGATATGAACGCAAAGGGCGGATGTATCGCCCGGTCGCATTTTGCCGGATCGTTCGCCCCATCGCCGGCAATCCGCGGATCAGGGCTGTCTTGCGGCCCATGAAAAACTGGGGCGAACAGCTGGCGGAAACGACCCACGGCACGAACCATATCCGCTATCTGGTCGGGCCGCAGGCGCTGCGCCTCTCCACCGATGCGCCGATCGGTTATATCCTGGAACAACGCACGTTCCGCGTGGAGGAAGACATCCATTTCTTCCTCGGCCCGGACGAGCCCTTCGTCGGCAATCTGCGCGAGGAGATACGCCGGATGGAGCAATCGACGCGTAAATATTGGCAGCAATGGGTCAGGGGGCTGGCGACTCCGTTCGAATGGCAGGACGAGGTGATCCGCTGTGCGATAACGCTCAAGCTATGCCAACACGAGGAAACTGGCGCCATCGTCGCGGCGCTGACGACATCGATCCCCGAGGCGCCGCATTCGGAGCGTAATTGGGATTACCGCTACTGCTGGATCAGGGATTCCTATTACACGGTGCAGGCGCTCAACCGGCTCGGCGCGCTCGACGTGCTGGAGAAGTACCTCGCTTATCTGCGCAATATCGTCGATTCGGCCAAGGGCGGACAGATACAGCCGCTCTATTCGGTAATGGGGGAAAGCGAACTGGACGAGACCACCGCCGCCCATCTCGCAGGATATCGCGGCATGGGTCCGGTGCGGAAGGGCAATGCCGCCTACAAGCAAATCCAGCACGATTGCTACGGTCAGATCGTGTTGCCCACGGTGCAGGGTTTCATCGATCACCGCCTGCTGAGGATTGCCGACGATCACGATTTCCAGAGCCTGGAGGAAGTCGGCGAAATGGCATGGCGGATGCACGATCAGCCCGATGCCGGCCTGTGGGAATTTCGGACCCGGCAAGAAGTGCATACCTACTCTGCGGTAATGAGCTGGGCTGCCTGCGACCGGCTTGCCAACACTGCCGAATGGCTGGGCAAAGATGATCGTGCTGCGATCTGGCGCGAACGCGCCGATACGATTCGCGCGACCATCGAAGCCGAAGCGTGGAAAGAGAACGGCGAGGGCGGCCATTACGGTGCCAGCTTCGAAAGCGATTATCTCGATGCCAGCCTGTTGCAGATGGTCGAGCTGCGTTTCCTGTCACCGGACAATAAGCGGTTCCAGCAAACCTTTGCTGCGGTGGAAAAACATCTGCGCCGGGGCGATCACATGTTGCGCTATGCGGCGGAGGATGATTTCGGCGCGCCTGAAACGGCCTTCAACGTCTGTACCTTCTGGCTGATCGAAGCACTCCACCTGGCCGGCCGTGACGAGGAGGCGCGGGGGCTGTTCCGCACCATGCTGAGCCATACGACGCGCTCGGGGCTGCTCAGCGAGGATCTCGATTACGAAACCGGTGAATTGTGGGGGAACTTCCCACAGACCTACTCGCTGGTAGGGGTAATCAATTGCGCTGGATTGCTGTCCAAACCATGGAGTGAAATCAGATAG
- a CDS encoding succinylglutamate desuccinylase/aspartoacylase family protein yields MVKASSGDISGGSARRKKRPAFSLGGAQIAAGSSETIDLPISRLSTRTEITMPVRVVHGAKDGPTLFVSAAIHGNEIVGVEMIRRVLKNISARRLAGTLICVPVVNAYGFTAHSRYLPDGRDLNRLFPGTPKGSLAAQLAHVFTQEIIKRSDYGIDLHSAGLNRENLPQIRYSPGNSAASVLADVFGAPAIITSPLRPGSLRQTADENGCTMLLMESGEALRFDELAIRVGVRGILRVMAHLEMGVRKQPERAAHSVRSEGSRWVRAEEGGIFRATRKTGDMVAQDEQIGYLSDPFGDHDTPVIAPLAGLIIGRSVMPVVNQGDALMHIARVTRPGTADARLSAIEEAALDDPLFDEDEIM; encoded by the coding sequence GTGGTAAAGGCTAGTTCGGGGGATATATCGGGAGGCAGTGCGCGGCGAAAAAAACGCCCCGCGTTCTCGCTTGGCGGCGCGCAGATAGCGGCGGGTTCTTCGGAAACGATCGATCTGCCGATTAGCCGCCTGTCCACCCGCACCGAAATCACTATGCCCGTGCGCGTGGTGCACGGCGCGAAGGATGGGCCGACCCTGTTCGTCAGCGCGGCCATTCACGGCAACGAGATTGTCGGTGTCGAGATGATCCGGCGGGTGCTGAAAAACATTTCCGCCCGGCGGCTGGCGGGCACATTGATCTGTGTGCCGGTGGTCAATGCCTATGGCTTCACCGCACATAGCCGTTATCTGCCCGACGGGCGCGACCTGAACCGTTTGTTTCCCGGCACCCCCAAGGGCTCGCTCGCGGCGCAGCTGGCGCACGTGTTCACGCAGGAGATCATCAAGCGCAGCGATTACGGGATCGATCTGCATTCGGCGGGGCTGAACCGCGAAAACCTGCCGCAAATCCGTTACAGTCCCGGCAATTCGGCGGCATCGGTGCTGGCCGATGTGTTCGGTGCCCCCGCTATCATCACTTCGCCCCTGCGTCCGGGATCGCTGCGCCAGACGGCGGATGAGAATGGCTGCACCATGCTGCTGATGGAATCGGGCGAGGCGTTGCGCTTCGACGAATTGGCCATTCGCGTGGGCGTTCGCGGCATTTTGCGTGTTATGGCGCATCTGGAAATGGGCGTGCGCAAACAGCCCGAACGCGCCGCACATTCGGTGCGCAGCGAAGGCAGCCGCTGGGTCCGCGCGGAGGAAGGCGGCATTTTTCGTGCCACTCGCAAAACCGGCGATATGGTCGCACAGGACGAGCAGATCGGCTATCTCTCCGACCCGTTCGGGGACCATGATACGCCGGTCATCGCGCCGCTGGCGGGCCTCATCATCGGGCGCAGCGTCATGCCGGTGGTCAATCAGGGCGATGCGCTGATGCATATCGCCCGTGTTACCCGCCCCGGCACCGCCGATGCGCGCCTGTCGGCCATCGAGGAAGCCGCTTTGGACGATCCCCTGTTCGATGAAGACGAGATCATGTGA
- a CDS encoding RimK/LysX family protein, which yields MAQRERRHITTKPSVPIGWREYVDLPDLGFEHIPAKIDTGARTSALHVDSIELHDGPDGEQMARLSFRIRHNPGETPERVHCDLPVAGVRKVMSSNGDYEDRYVIRTRLELGGITRRVNFTLTNRGSMRYPVLVGRSAMRSRYEIHPGKSFIHGTRDAEPLVHAEDETQEELS from the coding sequence ATGGCGCAAAGGGAGCGCAGGCACATTACTACCAAACCCTCAGTCCCCATCGGCTGGCGCGAATATGTCGATCTGCCCGATCTGGGTTTCGAACATATCCCGGCCAAGATCGATACCGGCGCACGGACCAGCGCGCTGCATGTGGACTCGATCGAACTGCATGACGGGCCTGATGGGGAGCAGATGGCGCGGCTGTCCTTCCGCATCCGGCACAATCCCGGCGAAACGCCCGAGCGTGTTCATTGCGACCTGCCGGTGGCCGGTGTGCGCAAGGTTATGTCGTCGAACGGTGATTACGAGGATCGCTATGTCATCCGCACCCGGCTGGAGCTTGGCGGGATTACCCGCAGGGTGAATTTTACGCTCACCAATCGCGGGTCGATGCGCTATCCGGTGCTGGTGGGGCGCAGTGCGATGCGCAGCCGGTATGAAATCCACCCCGGCAAATCATTCATTCACGGCACACGCGATGCCGAACCGCTCGTCCATGCGGAAGACGAAACCCAAGAGGAACTTTCATGA
- the hspQ gene encoding heat shock protein HspQ, with translation METSEFFSPQAGRMITAPRNVSARFGVGDVVRHKMFDFRGVIFDIDPVFANSEEWYESIPKDIRPHRDQPYYHLLAENDDNSYTAYVSQQNLLPDAQGGPVDHPNVEELFGEFAEGRYRMKGQLTH, from the coding sequence ATGGAAACTTCGGAATTCTTCTCGCCCCAGGCAGGCCGTATGATCACCGCCCCGCGCAATGTCAGCGCGCGGTTCGGCGTGGGCGATGTGGTGCGCCACAAAATGTTCGATTTTCGCGGCGTGATCTTCGATATCGACCCGGTCTTCGCCAATAGCGAGGAATGGTACGAGAGTATTCCCAAGGATATCCGCCCGCATCGCGACCAGCCCTATTACCATTTGCTGGCCGAGAATGACGACAATTCCTACACCGCCTATGTCAGCCAGCAGAACCTGCTGCCCGATGCGCAGGGCGGGCCGGTCGATCATCCCAATGTCGAGGAATTGTTCGGCGAATTTGCCGAAGGCCGCTATCGGATGAAGGGCCAGCTGACGCATTGA
- the otsB gene encoding trehalose-phosphatase — MEARLDLQAPPPLATLQDGRGIALHLDFDGTLVKIASGPDRIEVPKALAARLEALAQQMGGALAIVSGRSTDNLCEFLGQLELHVAGSHGGHVIAPDGSELRAPDPFPEKVDREIQTFAQSHDLLHERKAHGAALHYRTKPELAAATRKFADQLAADNGLELKAGKCVVELVTPGADKGGAVELLMMNAPFAGRTPVFIGDDATDEDGFAACNRLGGFGIQVGERAPTVARYRLDAVEDVYAWLDL; from the coding sequence ATGGAAGCTCGTTTGGACCTTCAGGCTCCGCCGCCGCTGGCAACTTTGCAGGATGGGCGCGGCATCGCGCTCCATCTCGACTTCGACGGCACTTTGGTAAAAATTGCAAGCGGGCCGGATCGCATCGAAGTGCCGAAAGCACTCGCTGCCCGGTTGGAAGCGCTGGCGCAGCAGATGGGCGGAGCTTTGGCTATCGTCTCCGGGCGCAGTACCGATAACCTCTGCGAATTTCTGGGGCAGTTGGAACTTCACGTGGCCGGGTCCCATGGCGGGCATGTTATCGCACCTGATGGGAGCGAATTGCGGGCACCCGACCCCTTTCCCGAAAAGGTCGACCGCGAAATCCAGACTTTCGCGCAAAGCCACGATTTGCTCCACGAACGCAAGGCCCACGGAGCGGCATTGCACTATCGCACAAAGCCTGAACTGGCGGCGGCGACCCGGAAATTTGCGGATCAGCTCGCCGCCGATAACGGCCTCGAGCTCAAGGCCGGGAAATGCGTGGTAGAACTCGTCACACCGGGCGCGGATAAAGGCGGTGCCGTTGAATTGCTGATGATGAATGCGCCCTTCGCCGGACGAACTCCGGTATTTATCGGAGATGATGCGACCGACGAGGACGGGTTTGCGGCATGCAACCGGCTAGGCGGGTTTGGTATTCAGGTAGGCGAGCGTGCGCCGACGGTGGCTCGCTATCGCCTTGACGCTGTGGAGGATGTTTACGCGTGGCTCGATCTATGA
- a CDS encoding spermidine synthase has translation MLKRELLASADIPGGEEQLELYSHGRDHVIMLGRGELMGTRMQFSEEQLAILTLERLDRSDPRILIGGYGMGFTFRAALDGVGPQGRVVVAEVVPEILDWAKGPLAHLTGATLSDPRGEVILCDVRALIDDANDGTCPKFDAILLDVDNGPDGIVRDGNERLYSRTGLGKARDALTPGGILAIWSAGPDPRFRMRLKGAGFDVEERIVRARPNNKGPRHIVWFARKR, from the coding sequence ATGTTGAAACGCGAATTGCTGGCCAGTGCGGATATTCCCGGCGGCGAGGAACAGCTCGAGCTATATAGCCACGGCCGCGACCATGTGATCATGCTGGGCCGGGGCGAGCTGATGGGCACGCGGATGCAGTTCAGCGAGGAACAGCTGGCCATCCTGACGCTGGAGCGGCTGGATCGCAGCGATCCGCGCATCCTGATCGGCGGTTATGGAATGGGCTTTACCTTCCGCGCCGCGCTGGACGGGGTGGGGCCGCAGGGCCGTGTGGTGGTGGCCGAAGTCGTGCCCGAGATACTCGACTGGGCGAAGGGGCCGCTGGCCCATCTGACCGGTGCGACCCTGTCCGATCCGCGCGGCGAGGTGATCCTGTGCGATGTGCGCGCGCTGATCGACGATGCCAATGACGGAACCTGTCCGAAATTCGATGCGATACTGCTGGATGTCGATAATGGCCCCGACGGCATCGTGCGCGACGGGAACGAACGCCTTTATTCGCGCACCGGCCTTGGCAAAGCGCGCGACGCGCTTACGCCGGGCGGGATTTTGGCGATCTGGTCTGCCGGACCGGATCCACGCTTCCGCATGCGGCTGAAAGGTGCAGGTTTCGACGTGGAAGAGCGCATCGTGCGTGCCCGGCCCAACAATAAGGGGCCGCGCCATATCGTCTGGTTTGCGCGCAAGCGCTGA
- a CDS encoding DUF1993 domain-containing protein — protein MAFSLYDAFVPGCQQTLGGLDNVISKGEAHAREHGLDDSELINAKLAEDMWALPHHVRACWMHSAYTFDQMKTGEFTPDFTTCPESWDAMHAMVAEAQEKLAAITPGDVEALADKTIGFVMGGKRLMEFTGANFMLSFNQPNVYFHAATFYDILRMKGVALTKMDFMGPVRGGV, from the coding sequence ATGGCCTTTTCGCTTTACGACGCCTTCGTACCCGGCTGCCAGCAGACGCTGGGCGGTCTGGATAATGTCATTTCGAAAGGCGAGGCGCATGCCAGGGAGCATGGGCTGGACGATAGCGAGCTGATCAACGCCAAGCTGGCCGAAGATATGTGGGCTCTGCCGCATCATGTGCGCGCCTGCTGGATGCATTCCGCCTATACGTTCGACCAGATGAAAACCGGCGAGTTCACGCCCGATTTCACGACCTGTCCCGAAAGCTGGGACGCGATGCACGCCATGGTAGCAGAAGCGCAGGAGAAGCTGGCGGCGATCACACCCGGCGATGTCGAGGCGCTGGCGGACAAGACTATTGGTTTCGTCATGGGCGGCAAGCGATTGATGGAATTCACGGGCGCGAATTTCATGCTCAGCTTCAACCAGCCAAACGTCTATTTCCACGCGGCGACGTTTTACGACATATTGCGGATGAAGGGCGTTGCCCTGACCAAGATGGATTTCATGGGGCCGGTGCGCGGCGGGGTCTGA